The DNA sequence CGGGCGGACCGCACAACGGCGCCCCCTGGCGCCTGGGCGGCGCCGCCCTGTCTCTGCCCGGCCCCTGttcctgccctgtccctgtccctgcccggcccctgtccctgcccggCCCGCTGGCTCGtggccccgccgcctcccgcggTAGCGAGTTTTTCGTCTCCAGAGGAAGGTGAGGGAAGCTGAGGGCTTTGCGGTTGCGTTCTCGTTCCGCAATTTCAGACACGttaattttttgggggttgtgCTTCTCAAAACCAACCGCAGCGTGGGTACTGCTGGGCACCGGCGTTGAGGCCTTCTGCGCTGGGCTGCGAGGAACCGGCTGTGGTGCGAGGCGACGGGGAGCGGCTGGTCCGGCTCctgtgccccccagcccccgggcTCCTGTACTCCGTGTcagggctggtggtggtggcgTGAAGCCCAGGCGCTGGGCTGTGAGGTGGttagcagcaaagcagctggagTGAGAGGATGACCCAGGTTTCAAGCCTCTCCCAGGTAAGACAGGCCTAACTGACGTGACGACAGTACCAGTATTAAAGAGGAGGCCGATGACGTTTAAAGGACAAATTTAACTCAGCACGGATTCTGACTGACCAAGCCCCCTACCTACTTTGTGTTCTGTGCTCCCatgcttttctgttatttcctcACCAGAATTAAGATGTTATAAGaggaatattgtgtccagttctgggctccccagtaaaAGATAGATGGGAACTACTGGTgggagtccagtggagggctgcgAGAAtgatgaggggcctggagcatgtctcgtatgaggaaaggctgagagagctggggctgtttagcctggagaagaccgAGAagggatcttattaatgcttatcaatatctaaaggctggatgtctagaggaaggggccagactcttctctgtggtgcccagtgagaggacaaggtgcaatgggcacaaactggaacacaggaagttccatctcaacgtgaggaaaaacttcttccctctgagggtgaccgagcactgggacaggctgcccagagaggttgtggagtctccttctctggagagattcaaaacctgcctggacacgatcctgtgcgacctgctctgggtgatcctgctctagctggggggttggaccagatgatctgCAGATGTCCTTGTCAACCCCACTGTTCTGTGATTGTGTAAATCTGTTAGGATTGTCTGCAAATCCATTGCTTAGTTATGTGACTGGataaattaaatgtaaacaAACACCTGGCCCTAAGGAATCATCACCTCAATAGATTGCTATCTAGATTGTCTTGAAGTTGAACACAAATACTGCTGAAAGGCCAAAGGGACAACGTGCTCCAAGAGCGtgtaaatgtatatttaaatagatGCATTAACACAATGCAAACGTcttaatttagatttttcttaagCATCATGTTGGTAACTTTGCACAGGTGTTAACCATAAAAGTAGACTGTTGGTTTTTGCATGCGTGTGTTCATACTGAAGACACATCTGTCAGTCCCACCCTTAAGGGAGTATTATAGTAACTGCAGTGCTGCTTATTACTGTAAGTAGGCCTagttcccttttttattttactaagtGCAAGTGCTGCTTAATAGTAAGCTGACTTAAATTTTCCTGAGCTAAATACCCTTTTTAAAGGCTCAGACACCTCCAGAAGGCACTGTCTGATCTTAAAAGctgaagattttgtttctttgccagTTACTAGGTAACATAATTGCTGCTAACCTACTTCCAAATTTTTTCCTATCATCCTCTGTGCTCTTCACATACTAGAGTAGCAATTCACGTTGCAGCTATTTGCTGCGAACTTGGGAGTCCACAGTTCTTTCACCTGCTGTCACTATGTGGGTTTTACAGTTGTGTTGGGGACTGGGGAACACCAGACTTTCTCACTGCCAGAAAGTCTTTTATAACTTAATTGAAACTAACCTCTCTTGGTCCAACAGTTGTAGTAGTCATCTTGTATATATCTAGCCATAACTGGATTGTTTAAACCATAGGTGCAAGGGACATATCTCACAGAGGTAGGTCTCCTACTGTTCCTGCAAAATCCTCTGGATTTTCTATTAAACAGTGTTTCTTgagaatttaaattttcaaaccTTGCCTGTGTGAAGGCATTTCTTTATCACCAAATTATACATATGACAATTACAGTTCAGGCCTTGTGTAGAATCCCTGACAAGTGTGCAAATGCTGTCAGCTTATTGCTGCAGTTGCCCTGGACAAAGCTTTTGCTATTACCACAGAacggttgaggttggaaggaacctctggaggtcatctggtccaaccccctgctcaaggaGGGCCACCTAGCAAATTCCCTTAGTCTTTCACAGAGGCTTTGCTGcagttgaaataaaatgaaggtaTTTGGAATAGAGTGCATTTGCAGAGAGCTGCAAATTCTTAGCTCTGaactagggttttttttttaatagtttcatattgttaaaagtccttttttttttatatgcatagatttttaaattttttttccctggctgtATTTGCAAAGACATGCAGAATGGTAGTGCTGTTCCTCAGTCAAGGAAGcatggagaattttttttttcgtCAGCCCTCTTCATGCCTTCACTGTCATCTTGCTGTCTGTCTACAGTACTCCTGGCTCAGCAGAGGTGACATTTACCTGAGCAGGGACAATTTAATCAAAGTGTGATTCCATCACTCCTGTTGTAGGTAGTAGCAGCGAGGGGCTAAGTTGCAACTCTGTCACTGGATTCTATAAGCTCTTCTACTTTGCTTTAGAATCACTTAAACCAGGTGGAAACTAGCCATCATTCTCAGGGATTGGTTTAGTACAATCATAGTTTGCCAGGGCGTCATCGGGTCTAATGACACAATAGCACTGacaggaggtggggaggggggaatctCAGTGGGAAGGAAACATTTGTtagtttacatttatttccttgttcCTGGGTCTGCACTTCTCACCTGTGTGTGTTCAGCACACAGGGTGGGGCTCAGCTCACTTTCCCACTCACAGCTGACCTGTGTGgggaaaaagaggttttttctgAGTTTCACTTTAATTTTGATGGTATTACACTCCCTATCTGGAGAACAGAATAACAAGATTGGAAGCTTCACTGATTCTTCAGTGCTCACAGAGAGACAAGTTTTTCAAACAATAtacttcagcagaaaagagagGCTTACTCCACTAgtgcaaacatgaaaaaatatgcCTAATGAACACAGATCTGGACAACAGTGGTGATGACATAGATCTATAGGTAAGCAAACTGTATGTGCTTAGTCCCAGTTGACTACACTGATGGTAGGGTCCTCAAAAAAACCTAGTATCACATATATGGAAACATACTGTTGCTAAAATGAAGGCTGTGAGTATACGTCAAAATCtaaatctaattaaaatgttCAACACTAAAAGTATGCGTTGCCTTTTATTTAATCTCTGAAATATATCAGGTATTTGTCTCTGAGCATCTCTTCACAAAATACCTGGGATTTATGAGCAAAGGCTTATACATACACAgtcatttctccttcttccccaaaGTAAATTACAGGTGGGTTCTAAATAAACCTGCAGTCCTAGGATTCTGCTTTTGTGCATGTCACCAAATATCCCGTTAATTGAAGTAACTAGCGATACGTCTTTAGAATAAAACTTTGTGCACACCATTTTGCAAACCTGTTACGAAGtatacttttatttatgtttagTTGTGAGCAGAGAGGTACATTTTGACCGTGTTCTCTTGGAAGCTTACATGTTACAGAGCTTCTGTGGCTTAGTGCAATAGTTTGTCCTAACCTTCTCATGAACACAGTCACTATAATCGGTGTTACATTTACCACACTTGCAGCTCACAGCCACAGGGTAGGAATAATAAGGGATGGTGTGATGAGGACAGCCCGGAATCAGTGCTGTCTGATACAACATCTCTTTATACGTGCACACGTTCTGTGACAGAGCGCTTTTGAGTAGCAGCTTCTTGCCATTGCTGTcctacaaaggaaaaagaaatgcattgttTCACTGAAACATATATGAGTATCAGAAGACTTCCTTTGATGTTTTCTCAAATGTGCAGCAAGCAAACCTCTCTACACTTTGACTGGCGCTGATATTTTCAGCGTATTTCTGTTCAGATCTGTAATTTTGAATCTGCATGTGATTGGGGCTCTCTGCCCCCGTGGATAAGTTCACCTTGCTTTTATGGTTTTAACTAATCTGCTTGCTCAGAGCACTAACAGTGCTTTGTAACCTGTATTGGCTACCTACTGACCAAAGAACTTAAAATGCCGTGTTGAACAGTGAAGCTCAAGCCTACATGCAAGATACTCTCCACAGCTAGCTGTCATAACAGTAGTGGGAGTAGAAGTTACCCAAGTCATTTACATTAAATGAGAGTGACTAAATATAATCTGCTTCTCACCTGTTCCATCCTGACCCCACAAACTGACTACAGAGGCTCTGCAGTGGCAGCAGCCACTGGTGTTACAAATTCCGCGGTTCCAGAGGGTTGGCATTTCTCATCCATGCCTTCACAAAAAGCTAACTTGAAAACACGATGacagtgtgatttttctgtctgtgacaAACGCTATTAGAATTGGATCATTTACACACAATTTCCCGGTGAGAACAGGCACTTGTTTTGCAGTGATGGCCACTATAGAAACAGCTGCCTAAAACAGAGTAACGCCTTGTACCCGAGTCATGCAAAATCCAGCGCAGATGGTGGTGTTGATGGCCAGGCAGTAGGCACATTCCCTTTTCTCCACATAGATTATATACTCAGAAGGAGCACAAAGTGATGCTGTTTGACTGAAAGTCAGGCCAAAGAGGAGAGACATCACAAAGAAGGGACTCATGCTagatgggggggaaaaagaaaaaacaaagcaaaccctAAGTATCACTAGATGCACCTTCCAGCCCTTTTCTCAGAATTTGACAAGAACAGTTATGATAGTCACAGACTAGAAGTAATCTTAACTTTTTTGGCTACAGCCTGACAAATTCTTTCCAATCTCAGACCTTTAATTGAAATAGTACTAGCCACTAAACGGAAAAGAAGGGTAATCAGGCCATTAACAGCATGTAACAAATTCACTTTTTCCCTACTAAAGCATATTACATGGAACTTTTCAGTAATGAGTGATAAAATGctgacacagaaaaataacaggagCCAAAGGATTTGAAAATGTGACATGTGAGAGAACATGAGCCCTAGAATTAACcagatttgttaaaataatctcactggttcaaaaaaaaaaaaaattaaagcatccTATAAAAtgttcaagagagaaaaataaacagctgtgCATATCAGGCATAGcactgtatttttactttctagTTGGCTCAGAGGCACGATGAAATGGGAATGCTGACAAGAATTAAATAATAGATTCAAGCAAATTACAATAAAGAACATCAGCAAAGAGTCCAAATCAATGAATCCCTGCCTTATCTGTCTGTTGTACTGACCTCATTTCTCAGACCTGCTGGGGGATCCCCAGAACAAAAGCTTTGATTAGCTCCGAGACAATTCCAGGGTCTACTCTATAGCCTCTAAACTACAAACTTTAAATGACAGTGTCTACAAACATCTCGACATCACCCTCTAGTCTCTTCCAGCTGTCAGATTCCCATAGCAAAAGCCGTTCATTTACACGGTCTGGTTTACCCTGTGGCTGCAACAACACAAGTCTGGAAGTACCAACCTCTTGTCAGCTGAATTCTTCCCTATTACAGGAACCTGATTCTGCCTTGAGCTGGGAGAGGCAGTGACCCAGCACAAGCTCTGTGTGTGCTTTATACTCTCCAGGCTAATTCCAGGATGATCTTACTGTTTATATAATTGCATCTGAATTGCTGCTTTCTTATCGCAAAGTCATCTATTGAAAATTCATACTGAACCACAAAGCAAATGTGATAGGAACAAATGTGTCCATAATATCCTAACCTGGAAACTGGAGCTGgaaatctaattattttaagagtCATTCTCTTCTCAGGCTTTTAAACTAaccactgctttaaaaaagttattattGATGAATTTAATCGCTACATAGGCCAGCAACATCATGACAGGAAGGCCAGCATGGAAATGGAGTCATCCTGAATCACATAGGACTAATTATACACCTGTTTTGTGGAAGTTTAATGAAGTCTGGTTCACTCAGTTTGCTCGTTACCAGGCAGGCACAACTGAGAGATGCAGTGCTATACACATAAAGTAACAAATCTCAAATCCAAGCAATTGCTCTACAGTGTGGGTAGGTACAGCCTGACTTACCTACTCAAACAAAATGCACTGAGAAATTATCATCTGGCCTTGAACCTGCTGAGCAAATATTGAAATAACAAGCAATTAACTCTGAAATACTAATTGATAGGGGAAAAACTTTTAAGAAATCACTCCTTGTAGCACAACGAGAAGCAAAATATTGCACCAACACCAGAGAAACTGAGATGTTGACaggtgaagggaaaaaacccgCGTTTAGGGCTTTGTGGAGTAtctgggaggagaaaaagaaagaaagggtcAAGTCAGCAGGCACATCTTGCACTGATTCAGCACAAAGCACTGTCCTCTACTGCTTCATCAGCGTCCAGCCAGCCTTCTATGCTTATTCACTGTGGCTCTGTCAACACCTGCCCCTTCAGTTAATCACCTAACTTGGGCTTCGATCTGATGTATGTCTTATGCAGGTCAACCACATTCTCGATTTACACAGCCATAAGAAATATGATAAAGTTGAGTTTGAGCTGTTAAACATGGCCACTTTGGGGAGTTGGAGGAGTGACCCAGTCAGTCCTGATTAGTGTGTAGCTAATTCCTGAATAATATTGTCTCCTTTTCCTGTGGTTTCAGACTGCTGCACACAGCTCTGTGTTTTGGACTAATTTtccaaggggttttttttgataaCATGATAGAGTTCTTGTTCTATTAAGACTAGccaaatgctttctgttttcatggagTCTTTAATTATGGGTTAATTTCTACCATATAACTTCTCAGGAATTAAATATAACTCTTTCTGGCTTAAGGACATGAGCAGAGCATTAATTGTACTCTCAGTAACATCTGTCCATCTACACTTAGCAACAGAAGTACAACACTGTTATTTTGCTACTCCtccaaaacattatttaattgtatttttctgacatattttaaatgcagttaaaCATACAAGCTATAtgaatatacacatacatacacccacatgtagatatatatatacacacacacgcgcgtgttatatatacatatatacactacatatacatatgtatgtttGGGTTGTTTAAAACTTTAATCACAGAAAAGAATGTTTGTTCTTGGAAAATCTTAAGGGTATTTCAAAGGAGACAATGAtcctgaaatgaaaaggaaacaattcaTAAAACTAAATCCTGGAGAGGACAAAAAGTGCccaaaagaagaataaaaaatggcactgctaaagcaaaaatattgcaGGTGGCCCTTGCCTGCACAGCTGAAGTAGGTGCAGCTGATTCTTTTCTCTGAAGATTTCACAGTGATTTACAAGCATGGCTTTAGGCAATCGAGCTATATTTGTGTACACTGGTTCTCACAGGAAGACTCCCACATCCAGGTTTAAGGTGTCCTCAACGTATCCTATAGGAATACAGGCAGAGGACAGATCAGAGTATGAAGGCATGTATCCTTTGCTGCTTCAAAGTGCTAATTTCTCTGATTTGAGAAAAGAATGGGTGTAAACTAGGGGCAGAGGGGGATTCAGATTAGGGTAAAAGAGGATTAAGAATTTGCTTTGAGAGGATTTAGGGAAATGCCTGCAAACAtcaatagcaaagaaaaaaaattataacaatGCTTGAAAGTCTATCATAGTGAAGCTGAAAAGGAGAATGCAACAATAAAAACTATagcaataaaaaaggaaaacaaacaccaatCACTGTTAGAAGtgaaaaatgtataaaactCACATGGGAAGCTGGAGACTAGGAAGTAAACTGTCAGGACAGAGGCCAACAGTAACGTCAAGGGACATTACTAGATGAAGACAAGCTGTTGATGCAGAGTAAGTACAAAGTCTTCATTAAGTACACATGCATTCGAAAATGTAGTGGCTGAACAACCAACATACATATTTGCAACAaaagttattaaataaattttataaggaataaatattttaaaatcaacagcATTCGCTAGCTAATGCTAAGTTCAACAAGCCTTGGAATACTAAGtttcaaaacattaataaaagtGCTAATATTATGCCAGTATTTA is a window from the Balearica regulorum gibbericeps isolate bBalReg1 chromosome 25, bBalReg1.pri, whole genome shotgun sequence genome containing:
- the TSHB gene encoding thyrotropin subunit beta — translated: MSPFFVMSLLFGLTFSQTASLCAPSEYIIYVEKRECAYCLAINTTICAGFCMTRDSNGKKLLLKSALSQNVCTYKEMLYQTALIPGCPHHTIPYYSYPVAVSCKCGKCNTDYSDCVHEKVRTNYCTKPQKLCNM